One Augochlora pura isolate Apur16 chromosome 10, APUR_v2.2.1, whole genome shotgun sequence DNA window includes the following coding sequences:
- the LOC144476229 gene encoding mitochondrial ornithine transporter 1 — MTVELTNDGNQRLKSMKDGLIDFVAGSLGGVALVYVGQPLDTVKVKMQTFPSMYNGMVNCFVQTLKMDGIMRGLYAGTVPAVVANVAENSVLFAAYGGCQKVIANVLGVKKVEDLTSIHNASAGFFAAFFSSLTLCPTELIKCKLQAMAEMEKETNKLNGFVRKRVSSWALTNQVIKEQGIRGLFTGLSSTIAREMPGYFFFFGGYEITRELLKKPHETRDDIGWQKTMIAGAVGGSILWLVIFPADVVKSRIQVKNLKEPALVVLQNIVKSEGVSSLYNGLKPTLIRTVPATATLFVTYEYSKKFMHSYVD, encoded by the exons atgacaGTCGAATTAACTAACGATGGGAATCAACGTTTAAAAAGCATGAAAGATGGCTtaattgattttgttgctgGATCACTTG GTGGGGTAGCACTTGTATATGTTGGACAACCATTAGATACTGTTAAGGTAAAAATGCAAACATTTCCTTCCATGTACAATGGAATGGTCAATTGTTTTGTACAGACATTGAAAATGGATGGAATAATGCGTGGTTTATATGCAGGAACTGTGCCTGCAGTCGTTGCAAATGTTGCAGAAAATTCAGTTCTATTTGCAGCATATGGAGGATGTCAAAAAGTTATTGCGAATGTACTAG gTGTGAAGAAGGTAGAAGACCTAACGTCTATACATAACGCTTCGGCCGGGTTTTTCGCTGCTTTTTTCTCTTCGTTAACGTTGTGCCCAACAGAgctaataaaatgtaaattgcaAGCGATGGCagaaatggaaaaagaaactAACAAGCTGAATGGTTTCGTTAGG aaacgaGTTAGCTCGTGGGCACTGACAAACCAAGTCATTAAGGAACAAGGCATACGAGGCTTATTCACTGGCTTATCGTCAACTATAGCACGTGAAATGCCtggatatttctttttttttggagGTTATGAAATCACTAGAGAATTACTCAAAAAACCACATGAAACTCGAGACGATATCGGTTGGCAAAAAACCATGATTGCTGGTGCCGTTGGTGGTTCTATCCTATGGCTTGTAATTTTTCCAGCAGACGTAGTTAAAAGTAGAATACAG gtcaaaaatttaaaagaaccAGCACTAGTAGTATTGCAGAATATAGTCAAGAGCGAAGGTGTTTCTTCATTGTACAATGGCTTGAAACCAACATTAATAAGGACAGTACCAGCGACGGCGACGTTGTTCGTTACTTATGAATATAGCAAAAAATTTATGCACAGTTACGTCGACTAA
- the LOC144476228 gene encoding FAST kinase domain-containing protein 5, mitochondrial, with product MSIIVKRILNCRRDCMRILFNVKEYNQSNHVSCCSNELNTRTFVAFQQFPEDYKKCFMHQKYVTVSLNEETTEFQTSKDRSLLEHSQMHSLLQNSFYYSNTIVPTIKSTFFVTEEEIKKLIDMDWSTETPDNCINALKKITYYHLNGSTLELRTYDYIFKNLTSKLPALNDKQIQLLMQYLIVITSRIEDMTPYHSFTTALDKECLKRFFCSGVNQILYTLDALYQLRMYNAAYMWRGLRKLGSKLQKLNGKKMVQFLFYLSMCHTPDIHMYEVEYQLLENIKDLTADEIGIACRGFFLSKRKIQNRELIEAMFKLVINHVHNMHDIAMTSFMKQIRYSDNCFFKESVQEFFRKLQSKVVNIESSFTLTHIAHTMGATRVYDPIIMEHIIQRLQEDFSSARLKDIERIIYAVCTIVPHTDNHIYNKFLNLLLSSYKTTRAKEISHYPQTFIRCVAYFMHRKIFSEELIRYVLNPEFVKNSYNSNMKLLTNEYLFLHCTVQIELPHYTGPLLSKDIHNCLIKKFCCKSELRGRLPFVRFRTEVIHSCKELLGENVHIDYLLPHYYFPDVVLGFDEQNKLIPISSILSEMPEGSIKYVPKKHLQTMKWKVLVILNENSEIYNYNKYIGQIYTRLRQLQTIGYTPIPVTRTIWDTLNTDDKRFSYLKKLIYEQEPTDYLNE from the exons ATGagtattattgtaaaaagaattttgaattGCAGACGTGACTGCATGCGTATCTTATTCAatgtaaaagaatataatcaaTCGAACCATGTGTCGTGCTGCAGCAATGAATTGAATACAAGAACATTCGTTGCATTTCAACAATTCCCAGAGGactataaaaaatgttttatgcaCCAAAAATACGTGACTGTCTCACTTAATGAAGAGACCACCGAATTCCAAACATCTAAAGATCGTTCATTGCTTGAACATAGTCAAATGCATTCTCTtctacaaaattcattttattacagCAATACTATTGTCCCCACCATTAAATCGACATTCTTTGTCACTGAAGAAGaaatcaagaaattaattgatatgGATTGGTCGACTGAAACACCAGACAATTGTATAAAtgctttaaagaaaataacttACTATCATTTAAACGGTTCGACTCTAGAATTGAGAAcatatgattatatttttaaaaatcttactAGTAAACTGCCTGCATTAAATGATAAACAAATCCAGTTGTtgatgcaatatttaattgtaataaccAGCAGGATTGAAGATATGACACCTTATCATTCATTTACAACAGCCTTGGATAAGGAATGtttgaaacgatttttttGTTCAGGTGTTAATcagatattatatacattagaTGCACTTTACCAATTACGTATGTATAATGCTGCATATATGTGGCGTGGATTACGAAAGTTGGGATCAaaacttcaaaaattaaatgggAAAAAAATggttcaatttctattttatttgagtaTGTGTCATACTCctgatatacatatgtatgaaGTAGAATATCAGctgttagaaaatataaaagatctTACAGCTGATGAAATAGGCATTGCTTGTAGAGGCTTCTTTTTGTcaaaaaggaaaattcaaaacCGAGAATTAATAGAAGCAATGTTCAAATTAGTTATAAACCATGTACACAATATGCATGATATTGCCATGACATCatttatgaaacaaataaG ATACAGTGACAACTGCTTTTTTAAAGAATCAGTTCAAGAATTCTTCAGAAAGTTACAATCAAAAGTAGTAAATATAGAATCATCATTTACCTTAACACATATCGCTCATACAATGGGTGCTACACGTGTGTATGATCCCATCATAATGGAGCATATTATTCAAAG ATTACAGGAAGATTTTTCATCAGCAAGATTAAAAGATATTGAAAGGATTATATATGCTGTCTGTACAATTGTTCCTCATACTgataatcatatttataacaagtttttaaatttattattatcatcatatAAAACTACTAGAGCAAAAGAAATTTCACA CTATCCACAAACTTTTATTCGTTGTGTTGCATATTTCATGCATAGAAAAATCTTTTCAGAAGAACTAATTAGATATGTGCTAAATCCTGAGTTTGTGAAAAACTCATATAATAGCAACATGAAACTATTGACAAACGAGTACTTATTTCTTCATTGTACAGTTCAAATAGAATTACCACATTATACAGGTCCACTGCTAAGCAAAGATAttcataattgtttaataaag AAGTTCTGCTGTAAGTCAGAGTTACGTGGAAGATTGCCTTTCGTAAGATTTCGAACAGAAGTTATACACTCATGCAAG GAACTATTGGGAGAAAATGTACACATTGATTATCTTCTACCACATTATTATTTCCCAGATGTAGTTTTGGGTTTTGATGAACAAAACAAGTTGATAccaatttcatcaattttatcagAAATGCCAGAAGGATCGATTAAATATGTGCCCAAAAAGCATTTGCAAACAATGAAATGGAAAGttttagttatattaaatgagaattctgaaatatacaattataataaatatataggtCAAATATATACTAGATTGAGGCAACTCCAAACTATTGGATATACACCAATTCCA GTAACTAGAACGATTTGGGATACCCTCAATACTGATGATAAAAGATTTTCTTATCTGAAAAAACTAATTTACGAACAAGAACCTACTGATTATTTGAATGAATGA
- the LOC144476064 gene encoding uncharacterized protein LOC144476064: MTTVVMYVQRCMVVLAIVLCYFHIRGEKIQDEVDCEKHPFHIECRGSMSRKRTMFPNIYRLGCDGSEGNVNCIREFEERHRIPYSSSSLSKLLMSLLDNDLQRDTTYSARHKQRNNEIDERRLPLMQNFLSELDSSDTNY; this comes from the exons ATGACTACG GTGGTGATGTATGTCCAACGGTGCATGGTGGTTCTCGCCATCGTCCTTTGCTATTTCCATATCCGAGGCGAGAAGATTCAAGACGAAGTTGACTGCGA AAAGCATCCATTCCATATAGAGTGCAGAGGCTCGATGTCGAGGAAACGTACGATGTTCCCAAATATATACAGACTGGGCTGCGACGGTAGCGAAGGAAACGTAAACTGCATCAGAGAATTTGAAGAAAGGCATCGCATCCCCTACAGTTCGTCATCGTTGTCGAAACTATTAATGTCTCTACTCGATAAC gatCTACAAAGGGACACGACGTACTCCGCCCGGCacaaacaaagaaataatgaGATAGACGAACGAAGGCTACCTTTAATGCAGAATTTTTTGTCGGAATTGGATTCTTCGGACACCAACTATTAA
- the Atpsyno gene encoding ATP synthase subunit O, mitochondrial, with the protein MSFSRVISRSLSTSVLREQMVKTPIQVFGVEGRYASALYSAATKQKTLSNVEKDLIKVQDTLKKDKKFDEFVKNPSIKRKFKAEALKAVSSKMSLSKETTNLLSLLAENGRLGNINAIINTFKLLMAASRGEIVCEVITAKALEADMKSQLETALKKFLKQGQTLSIVTKVDPSILGGMIVSVGDKYVDMSVSAKIKKYSDLISQAA; encoded by the exons ATGTCTTTTAGCAGAGTAATT TCCCGGTCACTCTCCACCTCTGTTCTGCGAGAGCAGATGGTCAAg ACACCCATCCAAGTATTTGGAGTGGAAGGGCGCTATGCTTCAGCCCTTTATTCAGCTGCTACTAAACAAAAGACATTGAGCAACGTAGAAAAAGATCTTATTAAAGTGCAA GATACATTGAAGAAAGATAAGAAGTTCGATGAATTTGTGAAGAATCCATCAATTAAGCGAAAATTTAAAGCAGAAGCTCTTAAAGCTGTCAGCAGTAAAATGAGTTTAAGCAAAGAAACTACTAATTTGTTGAGTCTGCTCGCAGAAAATGGTAGATTGGGAAATATAAAtgctataattaatacatttaaattattgatggCTGCTAGCCGTGGTGAGATTGTTTGCGAAGTAATAACGGCGAAAGCACTTGAAGCAGATATGAAATCCCAGCTTGAGACTgcattgaaaaaattcttgaaacaaGGTCAAACTTTGTCAATTGTCACAAAAGTCGATCCTAGCATCCTTGGTGGAATGATTGTATCGGTAGGTGATAAATATGTAGACATGAGCGTATCTGCTAAAATTAAGAAGTACAGTGATCTCATTTCTCAGGCAgcgtaa
- the LOC144475652 gene encoding uncharacterized protein LOC144475652 isoform X3, with protein MTTPMCEDGGPLREWAPLALLLQQIPAKIQNGLFMHNINFTCIGALAEFIAIGTNHGIVYWYNRENQDLQKLQCENINSKITCIQVISSVDYMVAAGNEHGVVTVFQIPKNPPDSLPDNLKPKQKKQVERCSISGLHNSAITTVEWSKNGMKLFSGDQDGLVVLTEIDFYMHLTKSSDLLNEKYPVVQLCYKEGLLLVSTTLRTILVDRNKNGKIKQVGQTERKTLGKLGAVFRRQQRNLTIYASRPGLRLWESNLDGIVYRTLIFKNAMRSGHTEVELLNPAPESSKKNRGEPTFGVILTFCDDLLITYSDDTIYLVNPDVTTITSIVTDLRRVIDVACTKDEIFVLEGERSIIRIAYYPETNVFSTEISKPVTNGILELTSKLKESAIVSAIPFHKMNPANIIQSVSIAPVITAETDTTSIAEEAVEMPTNLNASAIADSSGSSEQNDASRGNNFEQPEKLNDKREIFQKIGQQEFEDVVFTPERKCKKSSNKVINGNESTSSFSDVDDISVLNKDKMNANEALTTHSSLLTLSINDDFILKADRNLESIQRDVENKEKLLADVLDFDLSKYMTSSQIATSNLNVSECNLDTSTYINCMIHSNNSSAEEKSDEQEAYDEQSDHTKTESGDEDVSYQTELKKLEDLGECRKKLIQEKLSDSLSNSVYVDAKKAPHAADVDRRKLEVPFHILSNETIISTVLEEEDWVLVKNVTL; from the exons ATGACAACACCCATGTGTGAAGATGGTGGTCCCTTAAGAGAGTGGGCACCCCTTGCTTTACTCTTACAACAAATACCTGCCAAGATTCAAAATGGGTTATTTAtgcataatattaatttcacatgTATTGGTGCGCTAGCTGAATTTATTGCAATCGGGACAAATCATGGAATCGTTTATTGGTATAACCGGGAGAATCAAGATCTTCAAAAACTGCAATGCGAG AATATAAACTCAAAAATCACTTGTATACAAGTAATATCAAGTGTGGACTATATGGTTGCTGCTGGTAATGAACACGGTGTTGTAACAGTATTTCAAATACCCAAAAATCCTCCAGATTCATTACCAGATAACTTGAAAccaaaacaaaagaaacagGTGGAAAGATGTAGTATTAGCGGTTTGCACAACAGTGCAATAACAACAGTTGAGTGGTCCAAGAATGGCATGAAGTTGTTCAGTGGAGATCAGGATGGTTTAGTGGTATTGactgaaattgatttttatatg CATTTGACAAAGTCATCTGATTTgcttaatgaaaaatatccagTGGTACAACTGTGTTATAAAGAAGGTTTATTGCTGGTTTCAACAACACTCCGTACAATACTAGTAGACAGAAATaagaatggaaaaataaagcaaGTTGGCCAGACAGAGCGTAAAAc ATTAGGAAAATTAGGAGCTGTGTTTCGACGTCAACAACGTAATTTAACGATCTATGCAAGCAGACCTGGTCTACGTTTATGGGAATCTAACTTAGATGGAATTGTGTATAGAACACTTATCTTTAAGAACGCTATGCGATCCGGTCATACAGAAGTAGAACTTCTGAATCCTGCACCAGAGAGTTCTAAAAAGAATCGTGGAGAACCTACATTCGGTGTTATTTTAACCTTTTGTGATGATTTGTTAATCACATATAGCGACGATACTATATACCTAGTAAACCCTGACGTAACTACTATAACGTCCATTGTAACCGATTTGAGACGGGTCATTGATGTTGCTTGTACTAAAGATGAAATATTTGTCCTAGAAGGAGAAAGGAGTATTATACGCATAGCCTATTATCCTGAAACTAATGTGTTTTCAACAG AAATTAGTAAACCAGTAACTAATGGTATTCTAGAATTAActtcgaaattaaaagaaagcgCTATAGTATCAGCCATTCCCTTCCACAAAATGAATCCAGCTAATATTATTCAGTCTGTTAG TATTGCACCAGTGATTACTGCTGAGACTGATACAACTTCAATAGCAGAAGAGGCTGTAGAAATGCCAACGAATTTAAATGCCTCTGCTATAGCAGACAGTAGCGGTTCATCAGAGCAGAACGATGCTTCTAGAGGGAACAATTTTGAACAACCTGAAAAACTCAatgataaaagagagatattTCAAAAGATTGGTCAGCAAGAGTTTGAGGATGTTGTTTTCACTCCAGAAAGGAAGTGTAAAAAATCgagtaataaagtaataaatggAAACGAGAGTACTTCATCCTTCTCTGATGTTGATGATATATCTGTCttgaataaagataaaatgaaCGCTAACGAGGCGTTGACAACGCATTCCTCTTTACTAACGCTCAGTATTAATGACGATTTTATACTGAAGGCTGATAGGAATCTTGAATCAATTCAACGTgatgtagaaaataaagaaaagctTTTGGCTGATGTATTGGATTTTGATTTGTCGAAGTATATGACGAGCAGTCAAATTGCTACTAGTAATTTGAATGTTTCTGAATGTAATCTTGACACAAGTACTTATATTAACTGCATGATACATTCCAATAATTCTTCGGCTGAAGAAAAAAGTGATGAGCAAGAAGCGTATGATGAGCAAAGTGATCATACAAAGACTGAATCCGGTGATGAGGATGTCAGTTATcaaacagaattaaaaaaattggaagACTTAGGGGAATGTAGAAAAAAGctaatacaagaaaaattaagcGATTCGTTATCAAACAGTGTTTACGTTGACGCGAAAAAAGCACCACATGCTGCCGACGTCGATAGACGTAAACTAGAAGTTCCATTTCATA TTTTATCAAATGAAACTATTATATCAACAGTCCTAGAGGAGGAAGATTGGGTTCTTGTGAAAAATGTCACATTGTAA
- the LOC144475652 gene encoding uncharacterized protein LOC144475652 isoform X2, which produces MTTPMCEDGGPLREWAPLALLLQQIPAKIQNGLFMHNINFTCIGALAEFIAIGTNHGIVYWYNRENQDLQKLQCENINSKITCIQVISSVDYMVAAGNEHGVVTVFQIPKNPPDSLPDNLKPKQKKQVERCSISGLHNSAITTVEWSKNGMKLFSGDQDGLVVLTEIDFYMHLTKSSDLLNEKYPVVQLCYKEGLLLVSTTLRTILVDRNKNGKIKQVGQTERKTLGKLGAVFRRQQRNLTIYASRPGLRLWESNLDGIVYRTLIFKNAMRSGHTEVELLNPAPESSKKNRGEPTFGVILTFCDDLLITYSDDTIYLVNPDVTTITSIVTDLRRVIDVACTKDEIFVLEGERSIIRIAYYPETNVFSTEATNSLHPLSSFAEISKPVTNGILELTSKLKESAIVSAIPFHKMNPANIIQSVSIAPVITAETDTTSIAEEAVEMPTNLNASAIADSSGSSEQNDASRGNNFEQPEKLNDKREIFQKIGQQEFEDVVFTPERKCKKSSNKVINGNESTSSFSDVDDISVLNKDKMNANEALTTHSSLLTLSINDDFILKADRNLESIQRDVENKEKLLADVLDFDLSKYMTSSQIATSNLNVSECNLDTSTYINCMIHSNNSSAEEKSDEQEAYDEQSDHTKTESGDEDVSYQTELKKLEDLGECRKKLIQEKLSDSLSNSVYVDAKKAPHAADVDRRKLEVPFHILEEEDWVLVKNVTL; this is translated from the exons ATGACAACACCCATGTGTGAAGATGGTGGTCCCTTAAGAGAGTGGGCACCCCTTGCTTTACTCTTACAACAAATACCTGCCAAGATTCAAAATGGGTTATTTAtgcataatattaatttcacatgTATTGGTGCGCTAGCTGAATTTATTGCAATCGGGACAAATCATGGAATCGTTTATTGGTATAACCGGGAGAATCAAGATCTTCAAAAACTGCAATGCGAG AATATAAACTCAAAAATCACTTGTATACAAGTAATATCAAGTGTGGACTATATGGTTGCTGCTGGTAATGAACACGGTGTTGTAACAGTATTTCAAATACCCAAAAATCCTCCAGATTCATTACCAGATAACTTGAAAccaaaacaaaagaaacagGTGGAAAGATGTAGTATTAGCGGTTTGCACAACAGTGCAATAACAACAGTTGAGTGGTCCAAGAATGGCATGAAGTTGTTCAGTGGAGATCAGGATGGTTTAGTGGTATTGactgaaattgatttttatatg CATTTGACAAAGTCATCTGATTTgcttaatgaaaaatatccagTGGTACAACTGTGTTATAAAGAAGGTTTATTGCTGGTTTCAACAACACTCCGTACAATACTAGTAGACAGAAATaagaatggaaaaataaagcaaGTTGGCCAGACAGAGCGTAAAAc ATTAGGAAAATTAGGAGCTGTGTTTCGACGTCAACAACGTAATTTAACGATCTATGCAAGCAGACCTGGTCTACGTTTATGGGAATCTAACTTAGATGGAATTGTGTATAGAACACTTATCTTTAAGAACGCTATGCGATCCGGTCATACAGAAGTAGAACTTCTGAATCCTGCACCAGAGAGTTCTAAAAAGAATCGTGGAGAACCTACATTCGGTGTTATTTTAACCTTTTGTGATGATTTGTTAATCACATATAGCGACGATACTATATACCTAGTAAACCCTGACGTAACTACTATAACGTCCATTGTAACCGATTTGAGACGGGTCATTGATGTTGCTTGTACTAAAGATGAAATATTTGTCCTAGAAGGAGAAAGGAGTATTATACGCATAGCCTATTATCCTGAAACTAATGTGTTTTCAACAG AAGCAACTAATTCTTTGCATCCGCTGTCATCATTTGCAGAAATTAGTAAACCAGTAACTAATGGTATTCTAGAATTAActtcgaaattaaaagaaagcgCTATAGTATCAGCCATTCCCTTCCACAAAATGAATCCAGCTAATATTATTCAGTCTGTTAG TATTGCACCAGTGATTACTGCTGAGACTGATACAACTTCAATAGCAGAAGAGGCTGTAGAAATGCCAACGAATTTAAATGCCTCTGCTATAGCAGACAGTAGCGGTTCATCAGAGCAGAACGATGCTTCTAGAGGGAACAATTTTGAACAACCTGAAAAACTCAatgataaaagagagatattTCAAAAGATTGGTCAGCAAGAGTTTGAGGATGTTGTTTTCACTCCAGAAAGGAAGTGTAAAAAATCgagtaataaagtaataaatggAAACGAGAGTACTTCATCCTTCTCTGATGTTGATGATATATCTGTCttgaataaagataaaatgaaCGCTAACGAGGCGTTGACAACGCATTCCTCTTTACTAACGCTCAGTATTAATGACGATTTTATACTGAAGGCTGATAGGAATCTTGAATCAATTCAACGTgatgtagaaaataaagaaaagctTTTGGCTGATGTATTGGATTTTGATTTGTCGAAGTATATGACGAGCAGTCAAATTGCTACTAGTAATTTGAATGTTTCTGAATGTAATCTTGACACAAGTACTTATATTAACTGCATGATACATTCCAATAATTCTTCGGCTGAAGAAAAAAGTGATGAGCAAGAAGCGTATGATGAGCAAAGTGATCATACAAAGACTGAATCCGGTGATGAGGATGTCAGTTATcaaacagaattaaaaaaattggaagACTTAGGGGAATGTAGAAAAAAGctaatacaagaaaaattaagcGATTCGTTATCAAACAGTGTTTACGTTGACGCGAAAAAAGCACCACATGCTGCCGACGTCGATAGACGTAAACTAGAAGTTCCATTTCATA TCCTAGAGGAGGAAGATTGGGTTCTTGTGAAAAATGTCACATTGTAA
- the LOC144475652 gene encoding uncharacterized protein LOC144475652 isoform X1: MTTPMCEDGGPLREWAPLALLLQQIPAKIQNGLFMHNINFTCIGALAEFIAIGTNHGIVYWYNRENQDLQKLQCENINSKITCIQVISSVDYMVAAGNEHGVVTVFQIPKNPPDSLPDNLKPKQKKQVERCSISGLHNSAITTVEWSKNGMKLFSGDQDGLVVLTEIDFYMHLTKSSDLLNEKYPVVQLCYKEGLLLVSTTLRTILVDRNKNGKIKQVGQTERKTLGKLGAVFRRQQRNLTIYASRPGLRLWESNLDGIVYRTLIFKNAMRSGHTEVELLNPAPESSKKNRGEPTFGVILTFCDDLLITYSDDTIYLVNPDVTTITSIVTDLRRVIDVACTKDEIFVLEGERSIIRIAYYPETNVFSTEATNSLHPLSSFAEISKPVTNGILELTSKLKESAIVSAIPFHKMNPANIIQSVSIAPVITAETDTTSIAEEAVEMPTNLNASAIADSSGSSEQNDASRGNNFEQPEKLNDKREIFQKIGQQEFEDVVFTPERKCKKSSNKVINGNESTSSFSDVDDISVLNKDKMNANEALTTHSSLLTLSINDDFILKADRNLESIQRDVENKEKLLADVLDFDLSKYMTSSQIATSNLNVSECNLDTSTYINCMIHSNNSSAEEKSDEQEAYDEQSDHTKTESGDEDVSYQTELKKLEDLGECRKKLIQEKLSDSLSNSVYVDAKKAPHAADVDRRKLEVPFHILSNETIISTVLEEEDWVLVKNVTL; this comes from the exons ATGACAACACCCATGTGTGAAGATGGTGGTCCCTTAAGAGAGTGGGCACCCCTTGCTTTACTCTTACAACAAATACCTGCCAAGATTCAAAATGGGTTATTTAtgcataatattaatttcacatgTATTGGTGCGCTAGCTGAATTTATTGCAATCGGGACAAATCATGGAATCGTTTATTGGTATAACCGGGAGAATCAAGATCTTCAAAAACTGCAATGCGAG AATATAAACTCAAAAATCACTTGTATACAAGTAATATCAAGTGTGGACTATATGGTTGCTGCTGGTAATGAACACGGTGTTGTAACAGTATTTCAAATACCCAAAAATCCTCCAGATTCATTACCAGATAACTTGAAAccaaaacaaaagaaacagGTGGAAAGATGTAGTATTAGCGGTTTGCACAACAGTGCAATAACAACAGTTGAGTGGTCCAAGAATGGCATGAAGTTGTTCAGTGGAGATCAGGATGGTTTAGTGGTATTGactgaaattgatttttatatg CATTTGACAAAGTCATCTGATTTgcttaatgaaaaatatccagTGGTACAACTGTGTTATAAAGAAGGTTTATTGCTGGTTTCAACAACACTCCGTACAATACTAGTAGACAGAAATaagaatggaaaaataaagcaaGTTGGCCAGACAGAGCGTAAAAc ATTAGGAAAATTAGGAGCTGTGTTTCGACGTCAACAACGTAATTTAACGATCTATGCAAGCAGACCTGGTCTACGTTTATGGGAATCTAACTTAGATGGAATTGTGTATAGAACACTTATCTTTAAGAACGCTATGCGATCCGGTCATACAGAAGTAGAACTTCTGAATCCTGCACCAGAGAGTTCTAAAAAGAATCGTGGAGAACCTACATTCGGTGTTATTTTAACCTTTTGTGATGATTTGTTAATCACATATAGCGACGATACTATATACCTAGTAAACCCTGACGTAACTACTATAACGTCCATTGTAACCGATTTGAGACGGGTCATTGATGTTGCTTGTACTAAAGATGAAATATTTGTCCTAGAAGGAGAAAGGAGTATTATACGCATAGCCTATTATCCTGAAACTAATGTGTTTTCAACAG AAGCAACTAATTCTTTGCATCCGCTGTCATCATTTGCAGAAATTAGTAAACCAGTAACTAATGGTATTCTAGAATTAActtcgaaattaaaagaaagcgCTATAGTATCAGCCATTCCCTTCCACAAAATGAATCCAGCTAATATTATTCAGTCTGTTAG TATTGCACCAGTGATTACTGCTGAGACTGATACAACTTCAATAGCAGAAGAGGCTGTAGAAATGCCAACGAATTTAAATGCCTCTGCTATAGCAGACAGTAGCGGTTCATCAGAGCAGAACGATGCTTCTAGAGGGAACAATTTTGAACAACCTGAAAAACTCAatgataaaagagagatattTCAAAAGATTGGTCAGCAAGAGTTTGAGGATGTTGTTTTCACTCCAGAAAGGAAGTGTAAAAAATCgagtaataaagtaataaatggAAACGAGAGTACTTCATCCTTCTCTGATGTTGATGATATATCTGTCttgaataaagataaaatgaaCGCTAACGAGGCGTTGACAACGCATTCCTCTTTACTAACGCTCAGTATTAATGACGATTTTATACTGAAGGCTGATAGGAATCTTGAATCAATTCAACGTgatgtagaaaataaagaaaagctTTTGGCTGATGTATTGGATTTTGATTTGTCGAAGTATATGACGAGCAGTCAAATTGCTACTAGTAATTTGAATGTTTCTGAATGTAATCTTGACACAAGTACTTATATTAACTGCATGATACATTCCAATAATTCTTCGGCTGAAGAAAAAAGTGATGAGCAAGAAGCGTATGATGAGCAAAGTGATCATACAAAGACTGAATCCGGTGATGAGGATGTCAGTTATcaaacagaattaaaaaaattggaagACTTAGGGGAATGTAGAAAAAAGctaatacaagaaaaattaagcGATTCGTTATCAAACAGTGTTTACGTTGACGCGAAAAAAGCACCACATGCTGCCGACGTCGATAGACGTAAACTAGAAGTTCCATTTCATA TTTTATCAAATGAAACTATTATATCAACAGTCCTAGAGGAGGAAGATTGGGTTCTTGTGAAAAATGTCACATTGTAA